From a single Staphylococcus epidermidis genomic region:
- a CDS encoding zinc-dependent alcohol dehydrogenase family protein, translating into MKAYEYLKPGHAQLTDKEKPTITSSTDAIIRIVKTTICGTDLHIIKGDTPEVKSHTTLGHEGIGIIEEIGDNVNNFKVGDKVIISCISSCGKCYYCKKGIYAHCENGGGWILGHLVNGTQAEYVKVPFADNSLYHAPSNLKEDALVMLSDILPTGYEIGVLKGKVKPGCTVAIVGAGPVGLAALLTAQFYSPSKIIMIDLDDNRLETAKEIGATHLINSKETETAIKKVKSLNPRGVDVAIEAVGIPQTFDLCQNLIGVDGTIANVGVHGLPVQLDIDKLWIKNINVTTGLVSGNTTEELLEALKSKIIQPEQLVTHYSKLSEIESAYDLFRNATDHKAIKLIIENDITI; encoded by the coding sequence ATGAAAGCTTATGAATACTTAAAACCTGGTCATGCACAACTTACGGATAAAGAGAAGCCAACCATTACGAGCAGTACTGACGCTATTATTCGCATAGTTAAGACGACAATATGTGGTACAGATCTTCATATCATAAAAGGAGATACACCTGAAGTTAAATCACATACGACACTAGGTCACGAAGGTATTGGAATCATTGAAGAAATTGGTGACAACGTTAACAACTTCAAAGTTGGAGATAAAGTGATTATCTCTTGCATTTCATCATGTGGCAAATGCTACTATTGCAAAAAAGGTATCTATGCACATTGTGAAAACGGAGGAGGATGGATATTAGGACATTTAGTGAATGGTACTCAAGCAGAATATGTTAAAGTTCCTTTTGCAGATAATTCTTTATATCACGCCCCTTCAAATTTAAAAGAAGACGCCCTTGTAATGTTATCAGATATACTTCCAACAGGTTATGAAATTGGTGTTTTAAAAGGTAAAGTTAAACCTGGCTGTACAGTAGCCATTGTAGGTGCTGGTCCTGTAGGTTTAGCAGCATTACTTACAGCACAATTCTATTCACCTTCAAAAATTATTATGATTGATTTAGATGATAATAGATTAGAAACCGCTAAAGAAATAGGTGCTACGCATTTAATTAACTCTAAAGAGACTGAAACCGCAATTAAAAAGGTAAAATCGTTAAATCCACGTGGTGTTGATGTTGCTATTGAAGCTGTCGGAATTCCACAAACCTTTGATTTATGTCAAAATTTAATTGGTGTCGATGGTACGATTGCTAATGTTGGTGTGCATGGGTTACCTGTACAACTTGATATAGATAAATTATGGATTAAAAATATTAACGTAACTACTGGTTTAGTTTCAGGAAATACAACTGAAGAATTACTTGAAGCGTTAAAAAGCAAAATAATACAACCAGAACAACTCGTGACACATTATAGTAAACTGAGTGAAATCGAAAGTGCCTATGATTTATTTAGAAATGCAACAGATCATAAAGCGATTAAATTAATCATAGAGAATGATATCACAATTTAA
- a CDS encoding hydroxymethylglutaryl-CoA reductase, degradative, which yields MKSLDKGFRHLTRKDKLKKLVEYGWLDDENYEILLNHPLINEEVANSLIENVIGQGALPVGLLPRIIVDDKEYVVPMMVEEPSVVAAASYGAKLVNQSGGFKTISSERLMIGQIVFDDVEDTGTLANSIYQIESQIHQIADEAYPSIKARGGGYQRIEIDTFPNHRLLSLKVFVDTKDAMGANMLNTILEAITAHLKVKFSNQNVLMSILSNHATASVVKVQGEIDIEDLHRGERSGEEVAQRMERASVLAQVDIHRAATHNKGVMNGIHAVVLATGNDTRGVEASAHAYASKDGHYRGIATWEYDRSRNKLVGTIEVPMTLATVGGGTKVLPIAKASLNLLNVENAQELGQVVAAVGLAQNFSACRALVSEGIQQGHMSLQYKSLAIVVGAKGEEIAQVAEALKYESQANTAKAQEILMNIRKS from the coding sequence ATGAAAAGTTTAGATAAAGGATTTAGACATTTAACACGAAAAGATAAATTAAAAAAACTTGTTGAATACGGTTGGCTAGATGATGAAAACTATGAAATATTACTTAATCATCCGTTAATTAATGAGGAAGTCGCAAACAGTTTAATTGAAAATGTCATTGGTCAAGGTGCACTACCAGTAGGGTTATTACCTCGAATTATAGTTGATGATAAAGAATATGTAGTACCTATGATGGTAGAGGAACCTTCTGTCGTAGCAGCAGCAAGTTATGGCGCAAAACTCGTTAATCAAAGTGGTGGATTTAAGACAATTTCAAGTGAACGTCTAATGATTGGACAAATTGTCTTTGATGATGTTGAAGACACAGGCACATTAGCTAACTCAATATATCAAATAGAATCACAAATTCATCAAATCGCTGATGAAGCTTACCCTTCTATTAAAGCAAGAGGTGGAGGATATCAACGTATTGAAATAGATACATTCCCTAATCATCGATTATTATCTTTGAAGGTTTTTGTTGATACTAAAGATGCTATGGGTGCTAATATGTTAAATACAATATTAGAAGCAATCACTGCACATCTAAAAGTTAAATTTTCAAATCAAAATGTTTTAATGAGTATTTTATCTAATCATGCGACAGCATCAGTAGTAAAAGTACAAGGGGAAATAGATATTGAAGATTTACATAGAGGAGAGAGAAGTGGCGAAGAGGTAGCACAACGTATGGAACGAGCGTCAGTTCTTGCACAAGTAGATATACATCGTGCTGCAACACATAACAAAGGTGTGATGAATGGTATACACGCTGTAGTATTGGCTACAGGCAATGATACAAGAGGAGTTGAAGCAAGTGCTCATGCATATGCAAGCAAAGATGGTCATTATAGAGGGATAGCTACTTGGGAATATGATCGCTCACGTAATAAATTGGTTGGAACTATTGAAGTTCCTATGACTTTAGCGACAGTAGGTGGAGGTACGAAAGTTTTACCTATTGCTAAAGCCTCATTAAATTTGCTTAATGTTGAAAATGCACAGGAACTAGGGCAAGTTGTTGCTGCTGTTGGATTAGCACAAAATTTCTCTGCATGTAGAGCGCTAGTGTCTGAGGGGATACAACAAGGACATATGAGTTTACAATATAAATCATTAGCGATTGTTGTAGGTGCAAAAGGCGAAGAAATTGCGCAAGTAGCTGAAGCGCTCAAATATGAATCACAAGCTAATACTGCCAAAGCTCAAGAAATCTTGATGAATATAAGAAAGTCATAA
- a CDS encoding LrgB family protein: MNEYLQAVLMILLTIVLYYVSKKIQDKYNNPLLNPALIASIAIIIVLLVCGVSYKGYMKGGTWINHVLNATVVCLAYPLYQNKKKIKKYLTIIFTSVLTGVVLNFVLVFTTLKIFGYSKDTIVTLLPRSITAAVGIEVSQELGGTDTITVLFIITTGLIGSILGSMLLRMGGFKSSIARGLTYGNASHAFGTAKALELDIESGAFSSIGMILTAVISSVLIPVLILLFY, translated from the coding sequence ATGAATGAATACTTACAAGCAGTTCTAATGATTTTGTTAACTATTGTTCTGTACTATGTTTCCAAAAAGATTCAAGATAAATACAATAATCCACTATTAAATCCAGCTCTTATTGCATCAATTGCAATAATTATTGTTTTATTGGTTTGCGGAGTAAGCTATAAGGGGTATATGAAAGGTGGTACCTGGATTAACCATGTTTTAAACGCTACAGTTGTATGTCTTGCATACCCACTTTATCAAAATAAAAAGAAAATAAAAAAATATTTAACAATTATTTTCACAAGCGTGTTGACTGGTGTAGTTCTCAATTTTGTGTTAGTATTTACAACGTTGAAAATCTTTGGTTATTCTAAAGACACAATTGTTACCCTGTTACCTAGATCAATTACAGCAGCAGTAGGTATAGAGGTTTCTCAAGAATTGGGAGGAACAGATACAATTACTGTGCTCTTTATCATAACTACAGGTTTAATCGGCAGTATTTTAGGTTCAATGCTTTTACGTATGGGAGGTTTTAAATCTTCCATTGCGCGAGGACTAACTTATGGGAATGCTTCTCACGCATTTGGTACCGCAAAAGCATTAGAGCTTGATATTGAATCAGGAGCGTTCAGTTCAATTGGTATGATTTTAACAGCAGTCATTAGTTCTGTTCTCATACCAGTACTGATTTTATTGTTTTACTAA
- a CDS encoding CHAP domain-containing protein: protein MKFKKLLSRIIIATMITFTGTLSYQAIEQTHISHAAHNYYGKKQCTWWAFKRRAQLGKPVSNRWGNAKNWYSNARRSGYATGHKPRKYAVMQSTRGYYGHVAVVEKVYKNGKIKISEYNYNVPLGYGTRIISKSSARNYNYIY from the coding sequence ATGAAATTCAAAAAATTATTATCTCGTATTATTATCGCTACAATGATTACATTTACTGGAACACTCTCATATCAAGCTATTGAACAAACGCATATTTCCCATGCTGCACATAATTATTATGGTAAAAAACAATGCACTTGGTGGGCATTTAAACGTCGTGCTCAATTAGGTAAACCTGTATCAAATCGATGGGGTAATGCTAAGAATTGGTATAGCAATGCACGTCGATCTGGTTATGCAACTGGACATAAGCCTCGAAAATACGCTGTTATGCAATCAACGAGAGGCTATTATGGGCACGTAGCAGTGGTTGAAAAAGTATATAAGAATGGAAAAATCAAAATTTCTGAATATAATTATAATGTGCCATTAGGCTACGGCACACGCATTATTAGTAAATCGTCTGCACGAAACTATAATTATATTTATTAA
- a CDS encoding CPBP family intramembrane glutamic endopeptidase — MVIMDDLKQNQSSNEKPKGNKIINILIFIGMILLIQIPIGVSLIALPFSVKFSKLTSIALSMLITGTALLIIWLVRNYYLSHTYERQYQSMRGKDIFINIGFLVLSMVFSILSSVLMVIFTGNDTTANEKEINESLDLLLQKDHLPHISIVATVVLMICIIGPYLEELLFRGIFKETLFMKYRFWLPFIISSIIFSSQHLSTNIFSYAIYFLMGCVLYLAYNRRRNIKDSMMVHMLNNSVSTLPVFVGYLWLYFR; from the coding sequence ATGGTAATCATGGATGACTTGAAACAAAATCAATCTTCTAACGAAAAACCTAAAGGTAATAAAATAATTAATATTTTGATATTCATCGGAATGATTTTATTAATTCAAATACCTATTGGCGTGTCACTAATAGCTTTACCTTTTTCAGTGAAATTCAGTAAGTTAACATCCATCGCATTAAGTATGCTAATAACTGGTACAGCACTATTAATCATATGGTTAGTTAGGAATTATTATTTGAGTCATACATATGAAAGACAATATCAATCAATGAGGGGAAAAGATATCTTTATTAATATTGGTTTTCTGGTATTATCAATGGTTTTTAGTATTCTAAGTAGTGTATTAATGGTCATATTTACTGGCAACGATACTACAGCGAATGAGAAAGAAATCAATGAAAGTTTAGATTTACTTTTACAAAAAGACCATTTACCACATATTTCAATTGTTGCAACTGTTGTTTTAATGATATGTATTATAGGTCCGTATTTAGAGGAATTACTCTTCCGAGGAATTTTTAAAGAAACATTATTTATGAAATATCGATTTTGGCTACCATTCATTATATCTTCTATTATTTTTAGTTCACAACATTTATCAACAAATATATTTTCATATGCAATTTATTTTCTAATGGGTTGTGTATTATACCTTGCCTATAACAGAAGACGTAATATCAAAGATAGTATGATGGTTCACATGTTGAATAATTCTGTTTCAACATTACCGGTATTTGTTGGTTATTTATGGCTATATTTTAGATAG
- a CDS encoding PTS beta-glucoside transporter: MAKTNKSGTRIYYVPDFLYVYTDSYEMSPTQRISEVIPWTKQVGVGAPTQRISEEIPWTKQVGVEAPTERISEEIPRTKQVGVGAPTERIFEEIPRTKQVGVGEKTGDNEFYPSLAFILIRGILQS; encoded by the coding sequence ATGGCTAAAACAAATAAGTCTGGGACAAGGATATATTATGTCCCAGACTTTCTTTATGTATATACAGATTCTTATGAGATGAGTCCAACACAGAGAATTTCCGAAGTAATACCATGGACAAAGCAAGTTGGGGTTGGGGCCCCAACACAGAGAATTTCTGAAGAAATACCATGGACAAAGCAAGTTGGGGTTGAGGCCCCAACAGAGAGAATTTCCGAAGAAATTCCACGGACAAAGCAAGTTGGGGTTGGGGCCCCAACAGAGAGAATTTTCGAAGAAATTCCACGGACAAAGCAAGTTGGGGTTGGGGAGAAGACAGGGGACAATGAATTCTATCCTAGTTTAGCGTTCATTTTAATAAGGGGAATTTTACAAAGTTGA
- a CDS encoding pyruvate oxidase — protein MAQIKANEALVKALQTWNIDHLYGIPGDSVDAVVDSLRTVRDQFKFYHVRHEEVASLAAASYTKMTGKIGVALSIGGPGIVHLLNGMYDAKMDNVPQLIIAGQTNSTLLGTKFFQETNISKMVDDVAVYHHQIQKGDNVFEITNEAIRTAYEKKGVSVIICPNDLLTQKIKDTTNRAVDTTKPKPASPKFKSIKKAAKLIDKAKKPVMLIGLGTQHAKDELREFIEAAKIPVIHTLPAKTILPDDHPYSIGNLGKIGTKTSYQTIQDADLLIMAGTNYPYVNYLPKKNIKAIQIDTNEENIGARFKINVGILGDSKVAFHQLTENIKHVAKRPFLDKTLERKAVWDKWMKQDLNNDNSPLRPERLMKAINANLKDDAIISADVGTSTVWSTRYLNLSVNNKFIISSWLGTMGCGLPGAMAAKIAYPNRQAVAITGDGAFQMVMQDFATAVQYNLPMTIFVLNNKQLSFIKYEQQAAGELEYAIDFSDMDHAKFAEAAGGKGYVVRDVSRLDDIVEEAMAQDVPTIVDVHVDPNAAPLPGKIVNEEAFGYSKWAYRSITEDKNLDFDQIPPISVAAKRFL, from the coding sequence ATGGCACAAATTAAAGCAAATGAAGCATTAGTTAAGGCATTACAAACCTGGAATATTGATCATTTATATGGTATTCCTGGCGACTCAGTAGATGCTGTTGTTGATAGCTTACGTACGGTCAGAGATCAATTTAAATTCTATCACGTACGTCATGAAGAGGTAGCGAGTTTAGCTGCTGCAAGTTACACAAAAATGACAGGGAAAATTGGTGTAGCTTTAAGTATCGGAGGACCTGGTATTGTACACTTATTAAATGGTATGTACGATGCTAAAATGGATAATGTACCTCAACTTATTATTGCTGGACAAACAAATAGTACATTATTAGGTACAAAATTCTTCCAAGAGACAAACATTTCTAAAATGGTTGATGATGTTGCTGTATATCACCACCAAATTCAAAAAGGTGATAACGTATTTGAAATTACAAATGAAGCAATTCGTACGGCATACGAGAAAAAAGGTGTCTCTGTTATCATTTGTCCAAATGACTTATTAACTCAAAAAATTAAAGACACTACAAATCGTGCAGTTGATACAACTAAACCAAAACCAGCTTCACCAAAATTCAAAAGTATTAAAAAAGCAGCTAAATTAATTGATAAAGCTAAAAAACCAGTAATGCTTATTGGTTTAGGTACACAACACGCTAAAGATGAATTACGTGAATTTATTGAAGCTGCAAAAATTCCAGTTATTCACACATTACCTGCAAAAACAATCTTACCTGACGATCATCCTTATAGTATTGGTAACTTAGGTAAAATTGGTACTAAAACATCTTATCAAACAATTCAAGATGCAGACTTATTAATTATGGCTGGTACGAACTATCCGTATGTTAACTATTTACCTAAGAAAAACATTAAAGCTATTCAAATCGATACGAACGAAGAAAATATTGGTGCACGCTTTAAAATTAATGTAGGTATTTTAGGTGATAGTAAAGTTGCTTTCCATCAACTAACTGAAAACATTAAGCATGTTGCAAAACGTCCATTCTTAGATAAGACATTAGAACGTAAAGCAGTTTGGGATAAATGGATGAAACAAGATTTGAATAATGACAATTCACCATTACGTCCAGAACGTTTAATGAAAGCAATCAATGCTAACTTAAAAGATGATGCAATTATCTCAGCAGATGTTGGTACTTCTACAGTATGGTCTACGCGTTACTTAAACTTATCTGTAAATAATAAATTCATTATTTCTAGTTGGTTAGGTACTATGGGCTGTGGTTTACCAGGTGCGATGGCAGCTAAAATTGCTTATCCAAACCGTCAAGCAGTAGCTATCACAGGTGACGGTGCGTTCCAAATGGTAATGCAAGACTTTGCTACAGCTGTTCAATATAACTTACCAATGACAATCTTCGTATTAAATAACAAACAATTGTCATTCATTAAATATGAACAACAAGCTGCTGGTGAATTAGAGTATGCCATTGATTTCTCTGATATGGATCATGCTAAATTTGCTGAAGCTGCTGGTGGTAAAGGCTATGTTGTGAGAGATGTAAGTCGTCTTGACGACATCGTTGAAGAGGCAATGGCTCAAGATGTTCCAACAATCGTTGATGTTCATGTTGATCCTAATGCTGCACCATTACCAGGTAAAATTGTAAACGAAGAAGCATTTGGTTACAGTAAATGGGCTTATAGATCAATTACTGAAGATAAAAACTTAGACTTTGATCAAATCCCACCAATCTCTGTAGCAGCTAAACGTTTCTTATAA
- a CDS encoding CidA/LrgA family protein, with the protein MEKAKFVIKLILQLALIMLITFIGTEVQKLLHIPLAGSIVGLMLFFLLLQFKIVPESWINVGADFLLKTMVFFFIPSVVGIMDVASNITMNYILFFIVIIIGTCLVALSSGYIAEKMLEKSNTRKGTDHS; encoded by the coding sequence ATGGAAAAAGCAAAATTTGTCATTAAGTTAATACTTCAACTTGCCCTTATCATGCTTATTACTTTTATAGGCACAGAAGTTCAAAAATTACTTCATATACCTCTAGCAGGTAGTATCGTAGGGCTTATGCTTTTTTTCCTATTGTTACAATTTAAAATTGTACCTGAATCATGGATTAATGTAGGAGCAGACTTTTTACTTAAAACAATGGTTTTCTTCTTTATCCCATCAGTGGTAGGAATTATGGATGTTGCATCTAATATCACGATGAATTATATATTATTCTTTATTGTTATTATAATTGGTACATGCCTTGTAGCACTATCATCAGGTTATATCGCTGAAAAAATGCTAGAAAAAAGCAATACACGTAAAGGAACTGATCACTCATGA
- a CDS encoding sterile alpha motif-like domain-containing protein translates to MSFYEFMQNFLGDDTPLGELVDWINQDINFPKDVTSQKEILTYFRNHPCPENIPVTSIKRALAVFNQFTKV, encoded by the coding sequence TTGAGCTTTTACGAATTTATGCAAAATTTCCTAGGTGATGACACGCCATTAGGTGAATTGGTTGATTGGATTAATCAAGATATCAATTTCCCTAAAGACGTGACGAGCCAAAAAGAAATCTTGACATATTTTCGAAATCATCCATGTCCGGAAAACATACCAGTGACGAGTATCAAACGGGCACTAGCTGTTTTCAACCAATTCACTAAAGTATAA
- a CDS encoding thioredoxin family protein, with protein MYENIQNIEDFYRFINAHALAVVHIMRDNCTVCHAVLPQIQDLLKDYPKAQLGVINQSNVEEIAGELSIFTVPVDLIFLKGKEMHRQARFIDMQSFEKQLYMMQNAID; from the coding sequence ATGTATGAGAATATACAAAATATTGAAGATTTTTACCGATTTATAAATGCACACGCTTTAGCTGTTGTTCATATTATGAGAGATAATTGTACAGTATGTCATGCAGTATTACCCCAAATTCAAGATTTACTAAAGGACTATCCGAAAGCACAATTAGGTGTGATTAATCAATCTAATGTTGAAGAGATTGCCGGAGAACTTTCTATTTTTACAGTACCTGTTGATTTAATTTTTTTGAAAGGGAAAGAAATGCATAGACAAGCACGTTTTATCGATATGCAATCGTTTGAAAAACAATTGTATATGATGCAAAATGCCATCGATTAA
- the ptsG gene encoding glucose-specific PTS transporter subunit IIBC produces the protein MFKKLFGQMQRIGKALMLPVAILPAAGLLLAIGTAFQGEALQHYLPFIKNDIVQQIANMLTGAGGIIFDNLPIIFALGVAIGLAGGDGVAAIAAFVGFIILNKTMGAFLHVTPDKLSDPTNGYANVLGIPTLQTGVFGGIIIGALAAWCYNKFYNITLPSYLGFFAGKRFVPIMMATTSFILAFPMAIIWPTIQNGLNAFSEGLLDSNTGLAVFLFGFIKRLLIPFGLHHIFHAPFWFEFGSWKNAAGEIIRGDQRIFIEQIREGAHLTSGKFMQGEFPVMMFGLPAAALAIYQTAKPENKKVVAGLMISAALTSFLTGITEPLEFSFLFVAPFLFVIHAVLDGLSFLTLYLLNVHLGYTFSGGFIDYVLLGILPNKTAWWLVIPVGIIYAVIYYFVFRFLIVKFNYKTPGREDKKSSVTTTSASQLPFDVLKAMGGKENIKHLDACITRLRVEVNEKSKVDVAGLKSLGASGVLEVGNNMQAIFGPKSDQIKHDMAKIISGEITKPSETTIDEEVSDDPVHVEDIVETEIYAPGHGEIIPLSEVPDKVFSEKMMGDGIGFVPDSGEIVAPFDGTVKTIFPTKHAIGLESDSGVEVLIHIGIDTVKLNGEGFESLVNTDEPVTQGQPLMKIDLEYLKEHAPSIITPVIITNQEDKTLTIEDVKQVDPGKAIMTIK, from the coding sequence ATGTTTAAAAAGCTATTTGGTCAAATGCAACGTATCGGTAAAGCTTTAATGTTACCAGTTGCGATTTTACCGGCTGCAGGGTTGCTATTAGCAATTGGGACTGCGTTTCAAGGCGAAGCGTTACAACATTATCTTCCATTTATAAAAAATGATATTGTTCAACAAATCGCTAATATGCTTACAGGTGCTGGTGGTATTATATTTGATAATCTACCTATTATCTTTGCTTTAGGTGTAGCAATTGGTCTTGCAGGTGGAGATGGTGTAGCTGCTATTGCTGCATTTGTTGGTTTTATCATTTTAAATAAAACAATGGGGGCTTTCTTGCATGTAACTCCAGATAAATTATCTGATCCAACTAATGGATATGCAAATGTATTAGGGATTCCTACACTTCAAACAGGTGTGTTCGGAGGTATTATTATTGGTGCACTAGCAGCCTGGTGTTATAACAAATTCTATAATATTACCTTACCATCATATTTAGGATTCTTTGCAGGTAAACGTTTTGTACCAATTATGATGGCAACAACATCTTTCATTTTAGCCTTTCCGATGGCAATTATTTGGCCAACGATTCAAAACGGTTTAAATGCATTTAGTGAGGGGTTATTAGATTCAAATACAGGTTTAGCTGTATTTTTATTTGGATTTATTAAGCGATTATTAATACCATTTGGTTTACATCACATTTTCCATGCACCATTCTGGTTTGAATTTGGTTCTTGGAAAAATGCTGCTGGAGAGATAATTAGAGGCGACCAACGTATTTTTATTGAACAAATCCGTGAAGGTGCTCATTTAACTTCTGGTAAATTCATGCAAGGGGAATTCCCAGTCATGATGTTTGGATTACCAGCTGCAGCATTGGCTATTTATCAAACAGCAAAACCTGAGAATAAGAAAGTAGTTGCAGGTTTAATGATTTCTGCTGCATTAACATCATTTTTAACTGGTATTACTGAACCATTAGAATTCTCATTCTTATTTGTAGCACCATTCTTATTCGTAATTCACGCAGTATTAGATGGTTTATCATTCTTGACACTATACTTGTTAAATGTACATTTAGGATATACTTTCTCTGGAGGATTTATAGATTATGTTTTATTAGGTATTCTACCTAATAAAACAGCATGGTGGCTTGTCATCCCAGTAGGTATTATTTATGCAGTGATTTACTACTTTGTATTTAGATTCCTTATTGTTAAATTTAACTATAAAACACCAGGTCGTGAAGATAAAAAATCATCTGTAACAACTACATCGGCTAGTCAACTGCCATTCGATGTTTTGAAAGCAATGGGTGGTAAAGAAAATATTAAACATCTAGATGCTTGTATTACTAGACTAAGAGTAGAAGTAAATGAAAAATCAAAAGTTGATGTTGCCGGCCTTAAATCATTAGGTGCTTCAGGAGTACTTGAAGTCGGTAACAATATGCAAGCTATTTTCGGTCCTAAATCTGATCAAATCAAACATGATATGGCTAAGATAATAAGTGGAGAAATTACAAAACCAAGTGAAACAACAATTGATGAAGAAGTGTCAGATGATCCTGTACATGTGGAAGATATTGTAGAAACAGAAATTTACGCACCTGGACATGGTGAGATAATACCGTTATCTGAAGTACCTGATAAAGTTTTCTCTGAAAAGATGATGGGTGATGGTATCGGATTTGTACCAGATTCAGGAGAAATTGTAGCACCATTTGATGGTACAGTTAAAACAATTTTCCCTACAAAACATGCGATAGGATTGGAGTCTGATAGTGGTGTTGAAGTGTTAATTCACATTGGTATCGATACAGTTAAATTAAATGGTGAAGGTTTTGAAAGTTTGGTAAATACTGATGAACCAGTAACACAAGGTCAACCATTAATGAAGATTGATTTAGAATACTTAAAGGAACATGCTCCAAGTATTATTACACCAGTAATCATAACAAACCAAGAAGACAAAACATTAACAATTGAAGATGTAAAACAAGTCGATCCTGGTAAAGCGATTATGACAATTAAATAA
- the cidR gene encoding cidABC operon transcriptional activator CidR: MDIKHMKYFVEVVKQGGMTNASKSLYIAQPTISKAIKDIEAEMAVPLFDRSKRSLVLTDAGKIFFKKCQEIIALYDNLPTEINSLYGLETGHITISMSAVMSMRKFIGVLGDFHQLYPNITYNLIESGGKTTENLILNDEVDIGVTTLPVDHQKFECISLNKEELTVVLNKEHPLAQKSSIKMEELADENFILFNEDFYLNDKIIENAKNAGFVPNMASQISQWNVIENLVINQLGISILPATIAQLLNDDVKIVHLENAHTTWELGVVWKKDKRLSHATNKWIEFLKERLSEE, encoded by the coding sequence ATGGATATAAAACACATGAAATACTTTGTTGAAGTTGTCAAACAAGGTGGTATGACAAACGCTTCAAAATCCTTGTATATTGCGCAACCAACTATCAGTAAAGCAATTAAGGATATTGAAGCAGAGATGGCTGTCCCTTTATTTGACCGGAGTAAAAGAAGTTTAGTACTTACTGATGCAGGTAAAATTTTTTTCAAGAAATGTCAAGAAATCATCGCACTATATGATAATTTGCCCACTGAAATTAATAGTTTGTATGGTTTAGAAACAGGTCATATCACTATTAGTATGTCTGCAGTGATGAGCATGCGTAAATTTATTGGCGTATTAGGAGACTTTCATCAACTTTATCCGAATATCACGTACAACTTAATCGAAAGTGGTGGTAAGACGACTGAAAACCTTATACTTAATGATGAAGTGGATATTGGTGTGACAACATTGCCAGTAGATCATCAAAAATTTGAATGTATATCTTTAAACAAAGAAGAACTGACTGTAGTTTTAAATAAAGAACATCCTTTAGCACAAAAATCTTCTATTAAAATGGAAGAATTAGCTGATGAGAACTTCATTTTATTTAATGAAGATTTCTATCTCAACGATAAAATTATTGAAAATGCGAAGAATGCTGGATTCGTGCCGAACATGGCCTCACAAATCTCACAATGGAATGTGATTGAAAATCTTGTCATTAATCAATTAGGTATTTCCATATTGCCAGCCACTATAGCACAATTACTTAATGATGACGTCAAAATTGTACATTTGGAAAATGCACATACAACTTGGGAGCTTGGTGTCGTTTGGAAAAAAGATAAACGTTTAAGTCATGCTACAAATAAATGGATAGAATTTTTGAAAGAAAGATTATCCGAAGAATAA